Proteins encoded together in one Camelina sativa cultivar DH55 chromosome 9, Cs, whole genome shotgun sequence window:
- the LOC109126508 gene encoding uncharacterized protein LOC109126508 — METATIVHEPALPRTWRTDGNLRYEVAMNSIIITLNVAAILHMAMRTHQIPVDENVSGPVMIFTSTYALAILFNGLLWLEACDDDSLLCVTYFVGRLCHTFGFCIFLCLIYSISHLTLYITLPCLLWFIPAMIAPCCPQLWRGEPAWWNFVKQPQSTATIV, encoded by the exons ATGGAAACTGCTACAATCGTACATGAACCTGCCCTCCCGCGTACTTGGAG GACAGACGGGAACCTACGTTACGAGGTTGCGATGAACAGCATCATCATAACCCTCAACGTTGCAGCGATCTTGCATATGGCTATGAGAACCCACCAGATTCCCGTAGATGAAAACGTTTCGGGACCTGTGATGATTTTCACTAGTACGTACGCACTTGCCATCCTATTTAACGGCCTGTTGTGGCTTGAAGCATGCGATGATGATTCATTATTATGTGTTACTTACTTCGTGGGACGCTTATGTCACACGTTCGGCTTCTGTATCTTCCTCTGCCTCATCTATTCTATTTCTCACTTGACCCTATACATTACTCTACCTTGTTTGCTATGGTTCATACCAGCCATGATTGCACCGTGTTGTCCCCAACTATGGAGAGGAGAGCCAGCTTGGTGGAACTTTGTCAAGCAACCACAATCGACAGCTACTATTGTTTAA